In Opitutaceae bacterium TAV5, one genomic interval encodes:
- a CDS encoding L-ribulokinase: MFTIGIDYGTNSVRALVVRCADGAELGTAVYNYPSGEQGVILDPRDHLLARQHPGDYLLGLEKSVRAALAAARKAHADFDARKVIGIGVDATGSSPLPVDRHNAALGTLSKWRDNPHAQCWLWKDHTSHREAARITATAAQHRPHFIAKCGNTYSSEWFWSKIWRCLNTAPKVFADAYSWVELTDWIPSVLAGVRDPREIKRGICCAGHKSLYAEDWGGLPDKEFLAMLDPKLADLRDRLYTTAHDATTAAGVLCPEWARKLGLPAGIPVAIGEMDVHYGSIGSGITEGALVKVIGTSTCDCAVVSAAKKVADIPGICGIVKGAILPGYYGIEAGQSAVGDIFKWFVERVLGGASLHTLLTAEAAKLKPGKSGLLALDWNNGNRTILVDQRLTGLLLGQTLYTTPAEIYRALIEATAFGARAIIERIREYGVPITRCICAGGIAEKNPLLTQIYADVTGLPMYIAGSAQACALGGAVSAAVLAGAHKDFATAQKKMTRLKKTVCRPRPAAHKTYNRLYSLYRQLHDSFGGIEKSSDLFAVMKDLLAIKEAT, from the coding sequence ATGTTTACCATCGGCATCGATTACGGCACCAACTCCGTCCGCGCTCTCGTCGTGCGCTGCGCCGACGGCGCGGAACTCGGCACCGCCGTCTACAACTACCCCTCCGGCGAACAGGGCGTGATTCTCGATCCCCGCGATCATCTCCTCGCTCGCCAGCATCCGGGCGATTACCTGCTCGGGCTCGAAAAATCCGTCCGCGCCGCCCTCGCCGCCGCCCGCAAGGCGCACGCGGATTTCGATGCCCGCAAGGTCATCGGCATCGGTGTGGACGCCACCGGCTCCAGTCCGCTGCCGGTGGATCGCCACAACGCCGCCCTCGGCACGCTCTCCAAATGGCGCGACAACCCGCACGCGCAATGCTGGCTCTGGAAGGACCACACCAGTCACCGCGAAGCCGCCCGCATCACCGCCACCGCCGCGCAGCACCGCCCGCATTTTATCGCCAAATGCGGCAACACCTATTCCTCCGAATGGTTCTGGTCAAAGATCTGGCGCTGCCTCAACACCGCACCGAAGGTCTTTGCCGATGCGTATTCGTGGGTGGAACTCACCGACTGGATTCCCTCCGTCCTCGCCGGCGTGCGCGACCCGCGCGAAATCAAACGCGGCATCTGCTGCGCCGGACACAAATCCCTCTACGCCGAAGACTGGGGCGGCCTCCCCGACAAGGAGTTTCTCGCGATGCTCGATCCGAAGCTCGCCGACCTCCGCGACCGCCTCTACACCACCGCCCACGACGCCACCACCGCCGCCGGCGTCCTCTGCCCCGAGTGGGCGCGCAAGCTCGGCCTGCCCGCCGGCATTCCCGTCGCCATCGGCGAAATGGATGTCCACTACGGCTCCATCGGCAGCGGCATCACCGAAGGCGCGCTCGTCAAGGTCATCGGCACCTCCACCTGCGATTGCGCCGTCGTCTCCGCGGCCAAAAAAGTCGCCGACATTCCCGGCATCTGCGGCATCGTCAAGGGCGCCATCCTCCCCGGCTACTACGGCATCGAGGCCGGCCAGTCCGCTGTCGGCGACATTTTCAAATGGTTCGTCGAACGCGTGCTCGGCGGCGCTTCCCTCCACACCCTGCTCACCGCCGAGGCGGCGAAACTGAAGCCCGGCAAAAGCGGCCTGCTCGCCCTCGACTGGAACAACGGCAACCGCACCATCCTCGTCGACCAGCGCCTCACCGGCCTGCTCCTCGGCCAGACGCTCTACACGACCCCCGCCGAAATCTACCGGGCGCTCATCGAGGCCACCGCCTTCGGCGCCCGCGCCATCATCGAACGCATCCGCGAGTACGGCGTGCCGATCACCCGCTGCATCTGCGCCGGCGGCATCGCCGAGAAAAATCCGCTGCTCACGCAGATCTACGCCGACGTCACCGGCCTGCCCATGTACATCGCCGGTTCCGCCCAGGCGTGCGCGCTCGGCGGAGCCGTCAGCGCCGCCGTCCTCGCCGGCGCGCACAAGGATTTCGCCACGGCCCAGAAAAAAATGACGCGCCTGAAAAAAACCGTCTGCCGCCCCCGCCCCGCCGCGCACAAGACCTACAACCGGCTCTACTCCCTGTATCGCCAGCTCCACGACAGCTTCGGCGGTATCGAAAAATCCTCCGACCTCTTCGCCGTCATGAAAGACCTCCTCGCGATCAAGGAAGCGACCTGA
- a CDS encoding arabinose isomerase (catalyzes the formation of L-ribulose from L-arabinose in L-arabinose catabolism), producing MKHLASPEIWFVCGSQHLYGPGPLRQVAANAREIATALGASKRIGGARIVYKALVTTPDEITALMLEANAVQACAGLIFWMHTFSPSKMWIRGLTALKKPFLHLHTQFNRDLPWSTIDMDFMNLNQAAHGDREAGFIHTRLRLERKVVVGHWSEPEVQDRIDAWARAARAWHDWQGARFVRLDDNMRQVAVTDGDKVGAEIRFGFSVNSYGIGDLVAHVDAVSEKAVDTLVAEYAATFTLAPALRKGGARHASLRDGARIELGLRAFLDETGSKGFTTTFEVLHGLKQLPGLAVQRLMADGYGFAGEGDWKTAALVRAMKVIGHGLKGGTSFMEDYTYHLDPGNPLVLGSHMLEVCPSIAGSSGSSVKPSVEVHPLGIGGKEDPVRLVFTAPAGDALNASLIDLGNHFRLIVNEVTAIRPPKPLPKLPVARAVWKCLPDFRTACAAWIHAGGAHHTGFSYAVKTEHLEDLAAIAGIELVVIDRDTRLREFRNQLRQNDLWYTIAQGLRN from the coding sequence ATGAAACACCTCGCCTCTCCCGAAATCTGGTTTGTCTGCGGTTCGCAGCACCTTTACGGCCCCGGTCCGCTCCGGCAGGTCGCGGCCAACGCGCGTGAAATCGCCACCGCGCTCGGCGCCTCGAAGCGGATCGGCGGCGCCCGCATCGTCTACAAGGCGCTGGTCACCACGCCGGACGAAATCACCGCCCTCATGCTCGAGGCCAACGCAGTGCAAGCCTGCGCCGGCCTCATCTTCTGGATGCACACGTTTTCCCCCTCCAAAATGTGGATACGCGGGCTCACCGCGCTGAAAAAACCCTTTCTCCACCTGCACACGCAGTTCAACCGCGACCTGCCGTGGTCCACAATCGACATGGATTTCATGAACCTCAACCAGGCCGCCCACGGCGACCGCGAAGCCGGGTTCATCCACACACGCCTCCGCCTCGAACGGAAGGTCGTCGTCGGCCACTGGAGCGAGCCCGAGGTGCAGGATCGCATCGACGCCTGGGCTCGCGCTGCCCGCGCCTGGCACGACTGGCAGGGCGCCCGCTTCGTCCGCCTCGACGACAACATGCGCCAGGTGGCCGTCACCGACGGCGACAAGGTCGGCGCCGAAATCCGCTTCGGATTTTCGGTCAACAGCTACGGCATCGGCGACCTCGTCGCGCACGTCGATGCCGTGTCCGAAAAAGCTGTCGACACGCTCGTCGCCGAGTACGCGGCCACCTTCACTCTGGCCCCTGCCCTGCGCAAGGGCGGCGCCCGCCATGCCTCGCTCCGGGACGGCGCCCGCATCGAACTCGGCCTGCGCGCCTTCCTCGACGAGACCGGGTCCAAAGGTTTTACGACCACCTTCGAAGTTCTCCACGGCCTCAAACAGCTTCCCGGCCTCGCCGTGCAACGCCTGATGGCCGACGGCTACGGTTTCGCCGGCGAAGGCGACTGGAAGACCGCCGCGCTCGTCCGCGCCATGAAGGTCATCGGCCACGGCCTCAAGGGCGGCACGTCCTTCATGGAGGACTACACTTACCACCTCGACCCGGGAAACCCGCTCGTGCTCGGCTCGCACATGCTCGAAGTCTGCCCGAGCATCGCCGGTTCGTCAGGATCGTCAGTAAAACCCTCCGTCGAAGTCCACCCGCTCGGCATCGGCGGCAAGGAGGACCCGGTGCGGCTCGTGTTCACCGCCCCCGCCGGCGATGCGCTCAACGCCTCGCTGATCGACCTCGGCAACCACTTCCGGCTCATCGTCAACGAAGTCACCGCGATCCGCCCGCCGAAACCGCTGCCGAAGCTCCCGGTCGCCCGCGCCGTCTGGAAATGCCTGCCCGATTTCCGGACCGCCTGCGCCGCGTGGATTCATGCCGGCGGCGCGCACCACACCGGTTTCAGCTACGCCGTCAAAACCGAACACCTCGAAGACCTCGCCGCGATCGCCGGCATCGAGCTGGTGGTCATCGACCGCGACACCCGCCTGCGCGAATTCAGAAATCAACTACGACAGAACGACCTCTGGTATACGATCGCCCAAGGTCTGCGAAACTGA